The following DNA comes from Brassica oleracea var. oleracea cultivar TO1000 chromosome C5, BOL, whole genome shotgun sequence.
CAAAAACCCAATAAAACTCGGAACCCGATACCGGTTGAACCAATAAATAACTTTTATTTCTTTTTTAATTTTTTAATTATGTTTTTAGATTATGTTTTACATTCTAAGTTTTCAAGTTAGTTGCTGACAAAAAAAAAATTAAGTTTTTCCTTTTCAGTTTTATATTTGTGATTTTTAGATTTTGATGAAGATTTCATTACGCCACCGGAAGAAAATGAAATAAACCATGGTAAAAAGAACCAAAATTAGTTGATGTGATTTGATGTTAGTTTATTTACATTACTTTTCCAATGATCTTTTACTTTTGGTACATTTTGTATTTGAAGTTTAATCTATTATTCACATTAGACACTTAAATATTTATAAATTTTATGTTTTGATTTTTTTTGATATCATAACTCTTGTCTTGTTAGAGAAAATTTTAAATAGTGTAAATTATTTTTTATATTTTGTATGTCAAAAGCTGTCAAAAAAAAAATATTTTGTATGTCAAATGAAAATAAAAATATAAAAACTAAAGTTAAGTATTTTCTCAATGTTCTTAAACATAAACTATATACATATCCAAACTATTATTTTATGTTTTAATTTTTTTATAGAAAATATTAAATTTCAGTTTCTATATTTTTATTTACGTAACTGATATATTATTATATAATAAAATTAATTCATTTATTAAGCATTAACAGCGTGTGCTATTAAAGAATCAAAGTTCACTTAAAAAACCAAAATAAAATAAACAATCAGACTTTGCTCTTCTTCTATAAATCAATGTTCTCACTTGCCGACACCAACTTCCTTCTCTCCTCTTCAGATCGTGTTTTTTTTTATCTTGAAATTGTGTTACTTCTCTTTCCCCCATCAACTTTAAATTTATTAATTTCATTAAAACACTTCATTTTAAGGCAATATTATAAAATAAAATATTTGTATATATATAATATAGAAAAATTAAATATTTTGATTTATAAAATAAATTTTTATTTGAATACTAAAAATTCGATAAATATATTTTTCTTGATAAAAATAAATTATTTAAAATATTATATATAATACTTCCTCTGTTTCAAAATAGTTGATGTTTTGGTTCAATGTACAAGAATTAAGAAATACACTTTTACCTAAAAAATAGCATTTAAAATATAAACTAAAACAAATTCAACCAACCATTGGTCACACAGTTTTCAATAAAGCTAAAACTAATATAAAATATCAAAACATCAAGTATTTTGAAACATTTAAAACTCTCCAAAACATCATCTATTTTGAAATGAATGCAGTAACAAATATAATAACGAAAAATATTATATATAAATTGTGTATTGACAGCTGACAAAAAGAGTGTATTGACAAAAATACAAATGATGCATTTTAAAAGGAATAATCGCTAATTTAAAATGTAATATTGTTTCCCTTTGTATACATAAACGGAGTTTCTGTAGTAGGACAATTGGTTAAGATGTCTAATGAAAGACCCGAGTTTTTTCCTTTTCAAGTAGGGGTGTTCAATCCGGATATCGGTTCGGTTTAGGTTCGGTTTTTTTCGGTTTTCGGTATTTCGGTTAATAAAATATAACTAACATTCTAAATCTATATTTATTTCGGTTCGGTTTATATACCGTCGGTTTTCAGTTTATTTGGTTTTATACCGAAAAAACATAATTATTTAGTTTGAGATCATATTATATAATTTTTAGAGTCGTATTGTCAACACAGTCATTTATTAAAAATATATTACATGTTCAAATAAATGAACAAAAAAGTAAAAATGTTTCTACCATCAAATAAAATAATCAAATCTATAACTAAAATCAAAGCTTGAAATTTTGAAAATAAAAATATAAAACAAAACAGAAACACGAAAGAAAAGTTTTTCCACTTCCATATTTAGTTTTCATTAAAGTCATGTTTTTTCAATTGAACACGAAACCCTGTATATTTACAGATAAGAAAAACTTGTGAAATTTTTTCATTAATTATTGTCCATCAAATTTATAATCTTCATATTAATTTCGTGAAGACTAAAATAAAACAAAAAGATCAAAAGAAGACTTAGAAAATAAGATGTCTGAATTACGATTAATTGTTATTTAATTATAGTTCAAGTGTTGTACAAATTAAGGATCTTTATTACTATAAAATTATGGTAATAGTTATTAACACAAATTTAACTTATGTAACAAATAGATTTTCATGTATTGTTATAAAATAGATACATCTTTAATTACATGTTTCTACTTTTAATCGGTTTTGTTCGGTTTATTTGGTTTATTCGGTTTAATCGGTTATATACCAAACCATATCCAAATCCTACGGTTTTTATGAAATTATATCCATTCGGTTTATATGGTTTATACCAAAACCAAACCATATTATCTATTTCGGTTCGGTTCGGTTCAGTACGGTTCGGTTTTACCGTATTGAACAGCCCTATTTTCAAGCATGTTTTTTTCACTTTTTTTACCACTGGTTGAAACGACATCGTTTATTCCACGTTAGCATATCATTGATAAATATTACCGGTTACTTGACACGCTGTCGGTCGTGGGTATTTAAAAGCCTTTTATTAGACATATTCAAATTCAATTTTTTTTGTTAGTTTAGGTATCATATCGCACATACAAATAGTTTAGGTATCGATTATACAATATGGCCCTAGTTCAAGTACTAATCGGCCGTTTTTCCGCCATAATGGTACTCCAAATCAAAATCCAGCATTGCTGAACTTGTTGGTCGTTTTGTTTTGTTTTTTTGTTCTGGCTAAAATTATAAGTCGGTTTAAAGAACGAAAGCCATAGAGAAACTGAGATATATTTTAACTGATAATTCTTTATTTCTTACTTCGAAGTGTTGGCAACTTGGCATGGTTAGTAATTCAGCTCGCTTTCCACGTTTCGAATCAAAACAAAAATAGAAGATGGCCTACATGTTGAATTATTGCGATTTGACTGGTGATATTGGTTCAGATGCATTTATTGAGATGTCATCTTTAGAGAGTGGTTGCAAAACTTTATCACTAGGAGAGTTTTTTTTTTCCTTTTGAAACACGAGTTTTTAACACGTAAAACCGGACTCGTCCATTATAGTGACAAAAATAAAATTACATTTTGAATCTCCACACAAATGGCGTTCCGACAACAAGAAACACTTTCTCTTACAAAAAAGACAGATCAAGATTTCATTTTCCGGTCCAAACTTCCCGATATCTCCATTCCAAACCACCTTCCTCTTGCCGAGTACGTCTTCCAGAAGTTCTCCGGCGACGGAGACGGCGATTCCACCACCACATGCCTCATAGACAGTGCCACCGGACGTACCTTCACCTACGCCAACGTGCAGATCACTTTACGGCGGATCGCTGCCGGACTCCACAGGCTAGGGATCCGCCACGGTGACACCGTGATGCTCCTTCTCCCAAACTCGCCGGAGTTTGCTCTATCTTTCCTCGCCGCGGTTTACCTGGGAGCCGTATCGACCTCCGCTAATCCGCTATTTACCCAAACGGAGATTGCAAAACAGGCAAAAGCCTCCGCCGCGAAGATGATCATCACGAAACCATGTTACGTCCATAAACTAACAAACCTTCAACAGCTTGGTGCTGTCATCGTTTGTGTAGACGACAGAAATGACGTCGTTTCGTTAGCTGACGGTTCCGTGAGGTTCACGGATCTGACTCAAGCGGACGAGGCAGAGCTTCCGAAGCCTGAGATCTCACCGGATGATACGGTGTCGATTCCGTACTCCTCCGGGACCACGGGACTTCCAAAGGGAGTGATGATTAGCCACAAGGGATTAGTTACGAGCATTGCTCAGAAAGTAGACGGAGAAAACCCTAATCTCAACTTCACCAGAGATGACGTCATCATCTGTTTCCTCCCAATGTTTCACACTTTCACGCACAGCTCGTTGATGCTTTCGGCGATGAGGACCGGTGCCGCGTTATTGATCTTGCCGAGGTTCGAGTTGAATCTGGTGATGAAGATGGTTCAAAAGTATAAGGTCACGGTGGTTCCAATGGCCCCACCGGTGGTTCTAGCGTTCGTTAAGTCTCCGGAGACAGAGAAGTACGACCTGAGCTCGGTGAGGATGATGCTTTCAGGCTCAGCTACGCTCAAGAAGGAGCTTGAAGACGCCGTGCGTCTCAAGCTTCCCAATGCCATATTTGGTCAGGTCAGTTTAACTTTAATGATGCTTACTCTCATAATTATTTTGTACTATTTTTTCATAAATTTAAGTGCAAGGGACTCTACAAAATTGTCGAAATTCGAGAAATGTTGACTATTGAGAATTGACTCATGATTCTTGGATGACTAAAATTACTTGGAGACAGAGCTAGTTGATTTGAATAGATTACATATGACGTCATATGGTAATCAAATGAAGTTTTTTTTTAATCAAATCAAATGAAGTTTAATGTATATTCACAACAATCTCGTGGTCTATATATAATTAAAAATGGTTTAATGATTCACCATATCAAGCTTTAAGACTATTTATGCATTGAGTAGATCATGGGGGAACCAATTCGAAATATAGACAAATTTATTTACTAATTTTTAACACATTTATATTTATATCTTGTATATTAAAACAAAAGTCACGACCTTGATTCATTTGTGATTTTTTAAAAAATAGACCTAATGGACATATTTCTAGAAAATCATGTTACATTTAATCTCTAATCTTATCATTTAAATTTTGTGCTTAACAGAAATTTTTATTGAGCTATCAATAATTGGATTTAAATAATAGATTATCCATTGGATTTATACACAGTATAAATTAAATAGATATAATTTAATGTTGTAATACTATAACTCCATATGTTAATTATTTAAATATTTGTCGATGTTAAATTTTAAAATTATGAAGACTTTTTTTAAATAACAGAAATCATATTATCTAACAATGATTAATATTTACTACCTTAAACCAATGAAAACAAATTTTAAACTATATAGTTTATTTTAAAAATTAAACAAAAACTAAATGTTTAATTATTTACTCGATAATATAAATCTATGAAGCGAAAAGTTTAATTTTTTAAAAAGGTTTCTAAATTTGTGAAATGTTGCAATATTTTTGAATATGACAATAAAATAATATTTTACTAATCTTTATATATATAGTTTCGATTTTAATAATGAAATAATAATCCGAAAATATATATATAGAAGAAGATACAAATACATGTAAAAGTTTGAAACAATCTATTCAATGAAAAAATATACCGTAAACTTATTATATTTTAAAAATTGATAGATACATATATATTATAATATATACCAATTTGGAATTGAAAACAAAATATTTATATAAAAATAAATGAAAACAAAAATGTTTAGTTACTTTTAAACCTACTGAATTGTGAAATCTGACTTAATCTAGTAGTTAATGCTTCAGGTTGGATTATTAGAATATTTTGTTTCAGTTGATTATCTTTGTTATCATAATCTTGGCTACAAATGTCATCAAGCAACCGGATTGTACAGTAACGTACACTTCAGTAACTTCATAATACCAGAACCATAATATTTTGGTTAATTTGTAAAATATAAATTTACCAATACATCAATAAATTTAATGGGGATGCTAATATAGTGGAAACGTCAAATGTTGTCATTTATTTACGCAGCAGATAACGTTTGTTTACGTGTCGCGACCTGCGACTAAACTTGTTATCTGCGATATGCGATTCGTTTACGTGTCTCGTGATCTTCGATCTGCGACCTACGACCAAACGCGCAATCAAAATTCTTTTAGTTTTTAGTCGCTGTTTTCGGGAAATTTGAATCGGAACCTGTGACTGGTGACGGGATCAGTCGCGCGACATCAAAACGAACAACAACCTGCGATTTATGATTGGTCGCATGTCACATGTCGCGCGATAGATAAATAACAAGCTAGGCCTAAATTTCTGTAATATCTAAAAGTAAAACACATTCGAGAGTTTGCTAATTCTTGTCGTTTGCAAAGAACCTCGTTTAAAACCAAATATGGTTCCCGCGGGACTGTGATCAGAAGAAACACTTAGATGAAAGTGGATATGTTACCGGGATGTTGACAAAAAAAAGGATATGTTGCCGGGATGACTAAGTTACTTGGAAACAGAGCTAGTTTGATCCATATTTTAGAGTTTTATAAATTTTCCATTTGTTTCGACATAATCCATGTTTTAGAATTTTCATATATATTAAAAATTATACTCACTCCGTTTCACAATGTAAGTATTTTAGACTAAAAACACTAATATTAAGAAAGTTGATACTTTAAAAAAAATAATATTTAATTAATTAGTTTAACCAATTATAAAAAAAATTGATATTATTTGATCGGTTACATTATATCCAATAAATGTAAAAGTTATCTAGATATGGAAATTACTTACATTTTGAAACAAAAAAATTTTCCTTAAACTACTTACAATAAAAAACGGAGGGAATATTAAATTTTAATTATAAATGTATTATTTTGCGTAATAAGTTTTCATAACTTTTAGCTTATCAAAATTCAATTAAAACAATTAATTATAAAAAATGGTTTTAATTGATAAAAATGGTTTGAGATGTAAAAATAAATATATTTTTTTTTGAAATAATGATCATTTTGACAATAGAAGAATATTTTTAACGATATATTTATATTACTTTTTAAGCCTGCTGAAGTTTGGAATTGACTTATTCTAGTAATTGATGCTTCAAGTTGGATTACTGCATATCATGTTTCCATTAATACTAGAACCATAATATTTTATTAAGCAACTAGTTTGTACAGTAACACTTCAGTAAATTAATAATACTAGAACCATATAATATTTTATTAAGTCTTAAATTATAAATTTACCAGTAAATTAATAAATTTACGGGGGAAGTTATCATGGTGAAAAAGTTCGTTTATTAAATTTTGGTAATGACTAAAAAATAAAAATATATTTTCAGAGTTATGGAATGACCGAAGCAGGAACAGTGGCTAATTCCCTGGCATTTGCAAAGCACCCGTTTAAAACCAAGTCTGGTTCGTGTGGGACTGTGATCAGAAACGCTGAGATGAAAGTGGTTGATACCATTACCGGAGCCTCCTTACTACGCAACAAAGCTGGCGAAATATGTATCCGAGGCCATCAACTCATGAAAGGTAAGACTCGTGTTGTGTAAGTTTTGGTTTGTTTAGGAGAAATTAGTTTGATGGGGAAAAATGATGTGATCTTTTAAGGTTATTTGAATGATCCGGAGGCTACTGCCCGAACCATAGATAAAGACGGATGGTTACACACAGGAGATATTGGTTTTGTAGATGATGACGACGAAATTTTCATTGTTGATCGTTTGAAAGAACTCATCAAATTCAAAGGATATCAAGTGGCTCCAGCTGAGCTTGAAGCATTGCTTATTTTTCATCCTTATATCGAAGATGCTGCTGTTGTCGCGTGAGTTTCAGAAAAAAAAAATATGAAAACTTTCAACTGGAAAAGTCGACTCATGTTCTATCGTTTGTATTAATATTTGGTATTTCAGAATGACGGATGAAGTAGCTGATGAGGTTCCGGTAGCGTTTGTGGTTAGATCGGAAGGATCTCAGCTAACTGAAGATGATATCAAGAATTATGTCAACAAACAGGTACAGTTATGAGATTTCACTTCAATTTGATCTTCAACTTAAGATGTATTAATTCAACCATACGATATGGTCTATATAGGTGGTTCACTACAAGAGAATCAAGATGGTGTTTTTTGTAAAAGCTATACCGAAATCAGCTTCTGGAAAGCTTTTGAGAAAGGTTCTCCGAGCTAAACTGTAAACTGAGTATCCTTAACTTATATAGATAAAAGAGAGTTTCAAAAGTGTGTGTAAGGTCGAACAGTGAAGTCTTAAAGAACTAAGAGCAGCTTCAATGGTGTTTTAGGTGGCTCAGAATTATAGGTAAACTTATTATTATTTTTTTTTGTCCGTTTTTTAAAAAAAAAAAAAAATTTAAAACGGAACCAATTGCGGATTGTCACGTGTCGTGGGACCCACGAATAGTGTAAGGATTCACTACCAATCAGTCATTAATTAAGGATTTTAAGTACCCAATCCTTAACAAAATGTGAATCCTACCAAATATCTTAATATTATTTTGTTAAAGATTCTAGTCTAAAATCCTCCAATGGAGGTGCTCTAAAGAGCAACTACTTATCATCTCATTTGGGTTTTTAGACATGCAATCATGTAAAGACAAGGGTTGTCTACACGCATCTTCTTAAATTCAAGATGACCGTGGTTTTTTTTATAGTTTTGTTAAAATATAATGTTATTGTTCATTTACGGATTTCCCTTCTTGTTTGGAATTAAATAAATATTAATTTATTGAGCCGTGGTGGACTCGATTAGGACTGATCCGGATAAACCAGTGACTCCATGATCCAAAAGTATTTGGCTTCGCTATCCTGATCAGATATAAAAACAATTAGCTTTAGTTACTCTCATGTGACTGCGTTTGTTTATGCTTTCTATCTGTATAAATGTATAATGTCCCATGAAGACTGATGCGTGTGTCTACAAGGATGTGAACACTAATTTTTTTTTTATAATAAAAGAGTTTATTTTTATAGAGCATCCACATAGACAAAAATATTCAAAAAATAATCAACCAAATAGATTAAGATTTATCAGTATATTTCCACATCAATAAGAGTTGAGCAAAACAATTAACTGTATGAAAATACCGGTTCAGTAAAAAGTAATTGATTCTCTCTTCGTTAGCTACAAGTATTAGACATCTACCTTGGCATGCTTATATCTATTAGAAGATGTATAATAGTCGCTTTTAAATCGGGTTTATATATGGTTAATTAACCAAGTTGACTCTCTCTCAAATGTCTGCTCCAGCGTAAGTCCAAAGAGAAAACAGTTTGGAAAACATTAATGGTCTGATCTTCAACAACGGCTACGGGTAATATAATTAGCTTACAAAAATTCAAAAGGGAACTAATTAATATCAACAAGTTAAATTGTGTCTTTATGGTTGTTTAGCGCATTATGCTAATATAGTCATTTTCAGGATATGATGGCTGTGTACGTGTAGGAGGCGTGAAACTTGAGGTCGATGAGACCAAGTACGCTTGCTATTAGATTCAGCAATGATCCATGAGTTTCTTATAATGAACAAATTGTTGAGTTATAGATTATGATGGGTTTCAAAATATAATAGACCCTGTAAAGACAATGGTCTTCTCAATGCATGTAAGAGTTGAATAGACCTCGATATACGAACGGTGAGGAGTTTATATAATACAAGATTAATTACATAAGATATAATACCAGATCAAGTACATAAGAGTAATTAAGGTAATGATTTGTTAACCTATTTTTCATTTCACTTTCTTTGTCTTTAAGCTCTTGTGGATTCTGATTTTGGATTAGATGCATTCACATTAAACTTGAAAAATTAGAACCACAAATCATTCACTTGAGAGCATAAAGAAGGGAAAGGAGACAATTTCACACTAAAAGTGAAAATTAATCAAAGAGATCATCCTATATTTATAATAAACATTGCTCATGTGTATAACATTAGGTGAAAATCTGAGGTTTCCAAGCATGTGTGTGTCTGTGTGAATCAGATTATGTTTTACAAGAGAATTAACAAAGTGTCTTCACTGAATCCTTCACTTTATTCATAACTCCATCGGGGAAGACATAGATCGTGGAAGAATTAGGAGCAAGCCTAGCAAATGGATTGTTGAAACCACGTCAAAACGATCAAATTTGTATGTATACATGTATGTAGTCTTAGCAAACAAATCAATAAATCGTTGATGCACGAACGAAATAAATTTACAGGACAATATTTGATTTATTTTCTTTGTATTCATGTGGCTAATTAATAGATTTTTTTTTTTTGTTTCGTTAAAGTAAGTTTTTATAAAAAAAGTTGTATGACATAGTTGTACAATATACAATGTCCAAAAAAAGTGGTACAATATACATCGCCAGTTGCCCAAAATAAAAGGAAGCAAAACGACCACAAAAAGACCACACATCTTAAATTACTGAAACAATTCTCAAATGTTGGACATGTTGCCATCTTAAATTACTGAAGCAATTCTTAAATATTTTGGCTAAAGGAATCGGAAGCAATTTTCAAACCTGTTGCCATACTGAATTATGTAATCTTTTGGGTTGTGTAACCCTTTTGCTCTATCCTGTTTTTATTTATTTTTACCAAGGTAGAGTATTTCCTAGATTGTAACATCTGAACATCATTAATACTAGGGAATTAAACCCGCGCGAAGCAAGGTAGCTGCATTCTGGAGCAAGGTAAACCTGGGATGTCGTTAGATAAGAGATTCATCACGAGTTTATTGAGTTTATACCTTCTGTGTTTTCAGTTTTCACCAGAAGGATAAGGTAAGCAGCAATGAGAATTTTTCTTCTCTGTAGAAGAAGCTTAGCTTATTTATAAATAAGAATAAAGAAATGAAAAGAGATGAATTGGTTTGCGTTTTGCCTCTAACATAGACGATACACCAGGTTGCAGCATGTGATTTTTGAGTTAGAAACTTCAGAATTGGTTGGATCAATTAATAGACCACGTACCTGGACAGCCTTTCAAGCGTATGGTTTTGAGTTAACTGAAGTGCTGAGTAATCTTACAGATTGGAAGATGAATATGGTGTCAAGAGAGGCTAAATGGGGTGCTTTCTTGATTGCTCGAAGCGTGACAAAGGAGATGAGACTTCCGTCCTATGTGGCCCAGGGTAGTCCTTCTTGGTTACAAGGTTTGCTTGCAGAGGAAGGTATGAGGAACATCGTGTAACAGATGATGGTGGAGTTGAAAGTCTATGGTGAANNNNNNNNNNNNNNNNNNNNNNNNNNNNNNNNNNNNNNNNNNNNNNNNNNNNNNNNNNNNNNNNNNNNNNNNNNNNNNNNNNNNNNNNNNNNNAGAATTTGTCATTTAGTTTGATTTTCGTCTAACCTTTCATTTGTTATGGTTTTCCATAAATTGGTTTCGTAGAAAAAGTTTTCAGTTGTTTTGGTCATTTTGACTTGCCTTATTCTTTATCATAAATAGTAACACTTAAATTATCAGTTAAACTAAAATCATGTTAACCAATTTTTATAGTAACAATCTAGCTAGAGAAGTTTTCATGTCTTGACCATTAATTTCTTACTTATACCATCATCTCTATAGTCTTATATTATAGAACCCTCAACAAACTATAAGTTCTAACATTTTCAAATTTATTAGGCAGAAACAATAAAGTAATAGTTTAAAATTTGTATACTAACTTATTATAATACATAATTCTAACATATATATATTCAAATAAAAAATTAATTAAGTATTCGACCTAAAAATGGTGTCCAACGTCTGTGATGAAGGGATGATCATCTCATATAGAACAAGCTTATGGGGGGACAGAAAATGGCTTCTCATAGGAGTGTGTATTATTTTCAGTTTTGAGCTTCGCGTAGATGCAGATTTGATTTATGCTCGCATAATCTTTGATTCACAATTGTTATAAAAGTTTATGGTGTGTGATCATTATGATTTAAACTTATGGAATAAGAGAGAAGAGTCTCAGCATACCTTACTATTGGCACACATGTGTTTATCTGGATAGGTTTGCAGGTAGTTTGTAGGGATTTCAAAATATGTTTGCATGTTACTCTCTTTTGGCAATATCTATATGGGTTACTTGACCAAACATTTTCTCTTTTTGTTTGAAGGAACTTGGAAAAGTCAGCGAAGCCTAAGCTTATGAAGCTAATTGATGAAGCGTCGCAGAATACACATGCAAAACACTAGGAGGAGAGGAGCTGACAGAAGTGTTTTTTTTCAGAAAAAGAGAGGGGAGAGAGCTAGAGAGAGTTCACCTCATGACGTCTCTTAGAAATGCTGCAAGGTCCACAAAAAGACTTCAGAATAGAAAAAATTGTCAAGAGTTAGTAACTTTCTTGATAGGTTTTTACCATTGCCCTTTCAGTACATCAATTTTAAAAAAAACATTATTACAATTTAAAACTTTTACATTATAAGAGGGGTTTATGGAACACCAACCTTCTCTGTTAGCGGGTTCGAATTTGTGGACACAACAGCTTTTAGGAGGTTTTACATTATAAAACTTCTTTTTAGATAATGAATAATTTAGTATGTATATATGTTTCTAATACTGAAAACATATATTATACCTACTAAAAAGAGTTAATGCAAATCCTGAGAAAATATGTTGGTAATTTGTAAGTATTATTTTATGATATTTTGGAGCATTCATTTTCTATTTTTCAAGGACAAACTATATCTGTTTGTGGATATTTATCATGTTTGTTCAGTACTTCACCACCGTTAATTATCGGGTTTCAATTTGAGAAGATATATGATTACTACAAAATAAAATCAACTACTCTATTTAATCAAGTAAATAATTTTCTTGGGAATTTTGTTTTCTTGGATTAGACATCCATTTCTTAATTACACATGACACATTTGAACTATATATATTAACAATACATCAATGCTTCATAAATTGTCTTTGTAGCTAACAATACATCAAATAGTTATGGTTTT
Coding sequences within:
- the LOC106343486 gene encoding 4-coumarate--CoA ligase 4-like → MAFRQQETLSLTKKTDQDFIFRSKLPDISIPNHLPLAEYVFQKFSGDGDGDSTTTCLIDSATGRTFTYANVQITLRRIAAGLHRLGIRHGDTVMLLLPNSPEFALSFLAAVYLGAVSTSANPLFTQTEIAKQAKASAAKMIITKPCYVHKLTNLQQLGAVIVCVDDRNDVVSLADGSVRFTDLTQADEAELPKPEISPDDTVSIPYSSGTTGLPKGVMISHKGLVTSIAQKVDGENPNLNFTRDDVIICFLPMFHTFTHSSLMLSAMRTGAALLILPRFELNLVMKMVQKYKVTVVPMAPPVVLAFVKSPETEKYDLSSVRMMLSGSATLKKELEDAVRLKLPNAIFGQSYGMTEAGTVANSLAFAKHPFKTKSGSCGTVIRNAEMKVVDTITGASLLRNKAGEICIRGHQLMKGYLNDPEATARTIDKDGWLHTGDIGFVDDDDEIFIVDRLKELIKFKGYQVAPAELEALLIFHPYIEDAAVVAMTDEVADEVPVAFVVRSEGSQLTEDDIKNYVNKQVVHYKRIKMVFFVKAIPKSASGKLLRKVLRAKL